One Spinacia oleracea cultivar Varoflay chromosome 4, BTI_SOV_V1, whole genome shotgun sequence DNA segment encodes these proteins:
- the LOC110788169 gene encoding uncharacterized protein, translating into MASDQEEDEFLGFSDDEGDGTNSDSDYDDDEATQNAESEVNAHQIGDFEQNQQLSDLNEVGQEYAQECEVGPQHTSGISDNHSVPFLFDLNMPTQQEFPPSPIHQTETEQNHHKPRTPRINNELRLEILLFLLLRKEKHSDELIHGTNRQAVIKFDYTRKTIRLIWQRALAHKAAMDSYFYDSKYHNCGRKRIQVTYEFIASIAMGDRTTIIDLARMLNLSPTTVWRMVKRKQIKPHSSPLNPGISEECKMARMKWVLGLLMDYSIPNDPTYYSMYDFIHIDEKWFYLTQKSQRVYLANNEPFPHRKGKSRTKIPKFMFMAAVARPRWGQDGQCEWDGKLGIFPFTDAVAAKRTSKNRVKGTIETKPIKSVNQIATRAMLINYLIPAIKEKWPPHEGERVIYIIQDNAKAHILQNDQE; encoded by the coding sequence atggcttcagatcaagaggaGGACGAGTTCCTCGGTTTTTCCGATGATGAAGGAGACGGCACGAACTCTGATTCagattatgatgatgatgaggcaaCCCAAAATGCTGAAAGTGAAGTAAATGCTCATCAAATAGGGGACTTTGAGCAAAATCAACAATTGTCAGATCTGAATGAAGTGGGACAAGAATATGCACAAGAATGTGAAGTGGGACCACAACATACATCAGGTATATCAGATAACCACTCAGttccatttttgtttgatttgaacatgCCAACACAACAAGAGTTCCCACCATCTCCAATTCATCAAACAGAAACAGAGCAAAATCATCATAAGCCTAGAACCCCAAGGATTAACAACGAATTAAGGTTGGAGATCTTGTTGTTCCTTCTCTTAAGAAAAGAAAAGCATTCAGATGAACTCATTCATGGGACAAATAGGCAGGCTGTTATAAAGTTTGATTACACAAGGAAGACAATTAGACTAATATGGCAGAGAGCATTGGCACATAAGGCAGCCATGGATTCGTATTTCTATGATAGCAAATATCACAACTGTGGGAGGAAGAGAATTCAAGTAACATATGAGTTTATAGCCTCCATAGCCATGGGGGATAGAACAACCATTATTGATCTAGCAAGGATGCTCAATTTGAGTCCCACAACAGTTTGGAGAATGGTGAAAAGAAAACAGATAAAACCACATTCAAGTCCATTGAATCCAGGCATTTCAGAAGAATGCAAGATGGCAAGGATGAAGTGGGTACTTGGTCTCTTAATGGACTACTCAATACCAAACGATCCCACATATTACAGCATGTATGATTTCATTCACATCGATGAGAAATGGTTCTATCTTACACAAAAAAGTCAAAGAGTTTATTTAGCAAACAATGAACCATTTCCACACAGGAAGGGAAAATCAAGAACTAAGATTCCAAAGTTCATGTTTATGGCAGCAGTAGCAAGGCCAAGGTGGGGACAAGATGGGCAGTGTGAGTGGGATGGGAAACTTGGTATATTTCCATTCACAGATGCAGTGGCAGCAAAGAGAACATCCAAAAACAGAGTCAAGGGGACAATTGAGACTAAACCAATCAAGTCAGTGAATCAGATTGCAACTAGGGCCATGCTAATCAACTACCTAATCCCAGCAATTAAAGAGAAATGGCCACCACATGAGGGGGAAAGGGTGATATACATCATTCAAGACAATGCAAAGgcacacattttgcaaaatgatCAAGAATGA
- the LOC110805599 gene encoding uncharacterized protein: MGSSSSKYLPSYSVGTSGQRIPDSNCDWGSKCICPNNEHSYSGEYLNNLRLAQKENTSTRNYLKAWFEKMEVEPGEEVESKYDDRVPTPADLRFFGGDESDEEPNHSDSFDLYYVGECENTTAGPEVSDGQCSVSSPNVKEDEIKKKAT; the protein is encoded by the exons ATGGGATCCTCTTCCTCCAAATATCTTCCGAGTTATTCGGTTGGTACTTCTGGGCAACGAATTCCTGACTCAAACTGTGATTGGGGCTCGAAATGCATTTGTCCCAACAACGAGCACTCGTATTCTGGCGAGTATCTGAATAATTTGAGGTTGGCCCAGAAGGAGAACACGAGTACCCGAAATTATCTCAAAGCTTGGTTTGAGAAAATGGAAGTGGAGCCTGGTGAAGAGGTGGAGTCCAAATACGACGATCGAGTCCCCACACCAGCAGATCTGAGATTCTTTGGAGGAGACGAATCTGATGag GAACCCAATCACTCTGATTCATTCGACCTATACTATGTGGGTGAGTGTGAGAACACAACTGCTGGTCCAGAGGTTTCTGATGGGCAATGTTCGGTTTCGTCCCCAAACGTGAAGGAagatgaaataaaaaaaaaagccaCCTAA